A stretch of the Sphingosinithalassobacter tenebrarum genome encodes the following:
- a CDS encoding metal-dependent hydrolase — MPKAKTPADLTITPRDRRFGRDTAQRRWWLNGDPIATAFYNALSVTFPKGEGFFIDSVRRFREGTPPRLQAEIAAFTKQEVMHTREHVAFNRHVTGEGYDISSLEADVQEQIDLAKSRPEIASLAATMCLEHFTAILAHELLANPKHLAGADPEAGRLWRWHALEEIEHKGVAYDTWLHATRDWSRWQRWKVKSIVMLHTTYRFVRGRKRGMLELLRQDGLTGPRVAWRLFWYAFGNPGMGRKILGQWLAFFMPGFHPWNHDDRTLIGKAESDYADAVLPDTAAA; from the coding sequence GTGCCGAAAGCAAAGACTCCGGCCGATCTGACGATCACCCCGCGCGACCGCCGCTTCGGCCGCGATACCGCGCAGCGCCGCTGGTGGTTGAACGGCGATCCGATTGCGACGGCCTTCTACAATGCGCTGTCTGTCACCTTTCCGAAGGGGGAGGGGTTTTTCATCGACAGTGTTCGCAGGTTCCGCGAAGGCACGCCGCCGCGGCTGCAGGCCGAAATCGCCGCATTCACCAAGCAGGAAGTGATGCACACGCGCGAGCATGTCGCGTTCAACCGGCATGTGACCGGCGAGGGCTATGATATCAGCTCGCTCGAGGCCGATGTGCAGGAGCAGATCGACCTCGCCAAGTCGCGTCCCGAAATCGCCAGCCTGGCCGCGACGATGTGCCTTGAGCACTTCACTGCGATCCTTGCGCACGAATTGCTGGCGAACCCGAAGCACCTCGCGGGCGCCGATCCCGAGGCGGGCAGGCTGTGGCGCTGGCACGCGCTCGAGGAGATCGAGCATAAGGGCGTCGCCTACGACACCTGGCTGCACGCGACGCGCGACTGGAGCCGTTGGCAGCGGTGGAAGGTCAAGTCGATCGTCATGCTGCACACCACGTACCGCTTCGTGCGCGGGCGCAAGCGCGGCATGCTCGAACTGCTGCGACAGGACGGGCTCACCGGTCCGCGCGTTGCGTGGCGGCTCTTCTGGTACGCGTTCGGCAATCCCGGCATGGGGCGCAAGATTCTGGGCCAGTGGCTCGCTTTCTTCATGCCCGGCTTCCACCCCTGGAATCACGACGATCGCACGCTGATCGGCAAGGCCGAAAGCGATTATGCAGACGCGGTGCTGCCGGATACGGCCGCGGCCTGA
- a CDS encoding NAD-dependent epimerase/dehydratase family protein, whose product MSVLALTGGTGFVGGKLIDLALAAGHQVRALTRREQPARDGVIWVSGALSDTRSLTGLMSGADAVIHVAGVVNAPTREGFVQGNIEGVANMIAAAKAAGVTRFVHVSSLAAREPELSTYGWSKAEGDKLVHASGLDWSIVRPPAIYGPGDFEMLELFKLAAKGLALTPPGGRLSVIEVGDLGRLLLALALADGMGGMTFDADDGRADGWSHAEFARAIGVAVDRKVKAIGLPRPIMMLAARGDRLFRGDKAKLTPDRVDYFCHEDWVIDAEKRPPAQLWRPKVATPEGLAGTAAWYRAQGLL is encoded by the coding sequence GTGAGCGTGCTCGCCCTTACCGGCGGCACGGGGTTCGTCGGCGGCAAGCTGATCGATCTGGCACTGGCGGCCGGCCATCAGGTCCGCGCGCTCACCCGGCGTGAACAGCCCGCGCGTGACGGCGTGATCTGGGTCTCCGGCGCGCTTTCGGACACCCGATCGCTCACCGGGCTGATGTCCGGCGCCGACGCAGTGATCCATGTTGCGGGCGTGGTGAACGCGCCCACCCGCGAAGGCTTCGTTCAGGGCAATATCGAAGGCGTGGCGAACATGATCGCCGCCGCGAAGGCCGCCGGCGTTACTCGCTTCGTCCATGTCTCCTCGCTCGCCGCGCGCGAGCCCGAACTCTCCACCTATGGCTGGTCGAAGGCAGAGGGCGACAAGCTGGTTCATGCCTCAGGTCTCGACTGGAGCATCGTCAGACCGCCCGCCATCTACGGCCCGGGCGATTTCGAAATGCTCGAATTGTTCAAGCTGGCGGCGAAGGGACTGGCGCTCACCCCGCCGGGCGGGCGCCTCTCGGTGATCGAAGTCGGCGATCTCGGTCGTCTGCTGCTTGCGCTGGCATTGGCTGACGGCATGGGCGGGATGACGTTCGACGCCGATGACGGCCGCGCGGACGGCTGGAGCCATGCCGAGTTCGCCAGGGCCATCGGGGTGGCGGTCGACCGGAAAGTGAAGGCGATCGGCCTCCCCCGCCCGATCATGATGCTCGCCGCGCGCGGCGACCGCCTGTTCCGCGGCGACAAGGCCAAGCTGACCCCCGACCGCGTCGATTATTTCTGCCATGAAGACTGGGTGATCGACGCAGAAAAGCGTCCCCCAGCGCAACTGTGGCGGCCGAAAGTCGCCACGCCGGAGGGGCTTGCGGGCACTGCGGCATGGTATCGCGCGCAGGGGCTGCTATAG
- a CDS encoding TetR/AcrR family transcriptional regulator — MSIARKRLSQEESRDAALEAARALLIEAGPQAVTLKAVAARIGRTHANLLHHFGSAAGLQKALAENIGESVTARVGEAILSARDGDRNPREVVDLTFDAFDKQGAGALASWMILSGNRDALDPILDSIHRLVDMIAADHQHDGEALQRETLHLVLMALGDALLGAPMADALGLPRGTARELATEALLAAPLHPDP; from the coding sequence ATGTCAATAGCGAGAAAGCGCCTGTCGCAGGAGGAATCGCGGGATGCCGCGCTCGAAGCCGCGCGCGCATTGCTGATCGAGGCGGGGCCGCAGGCGGTGACACTCAAGGCGGTGGCTGCGCGGATCGGGCGAACACATGCCAATCTGCTCCACCATTTCGGGTCGGCGGCGGGGCTGCAAAAGGCACTGGCGGAGAATATCGGCGAAAGCGTCACCGCGCGCGTGGGCGAGGCGATTCTGAGCGCCCGCGACGGCGATCGCAATCCGCGCGAAGTGGTCGACCTGACTTTCGACGCGTTCGACAAACAGGGCGCCGGCGCGCTGGCGAGCTGGATGATCCTGTCGGGTAATCGCGACGCGCTCGATCCCATTCTTGATTCGATCCACCGGCTGGTCGACATGATCGCGGCGGATCACCAGCATGACGGCGAAGCGCTGCAAAGGGAAACACTGCATCTGGTGCTGATGGCGCTGGGCGATGCGCTGCTCGGCGCACCGATGGCCGATGCGCTGGGACTGCCGCGCGGAACCGCGCGCGAACTCGCAACCGAAGCGCTGCTGGCCGCGCCGCTCCACCCGGACCCCTGA
- a CDS encoding ATP-binding protein, whose translation MNAADEASAVPGVNWRLGMLAVFTLLGTGIFVALLTLQMRSTEQRDVALERQAHTYEVIIRATTLSGQIGRAEAALGRYVVSGDQRIGQQYSEAWRKAADQIDRIDRMAGEDAVQRRQIALLRDAFRARGDELAETSAYSVHHRNADALGKFYAVSESDALQALTDRLRGIIDYQRVQLAERSEALARSNEHAVQVSQVLAAFGILIVLGAIILGWLTVQAINDRAAADADATDERVRSAELEQAVSVATERLRAEAREREEAEAQLRQAQKMEAVGQLTGGIAHDFNNMLAVVLGGLELARRHLQTGGRDAQRHIENAMEGANRAAALTRRLLAFSRSEPVLPEAVDPDALVSGMSDLLDRTLGDGIAIETRHENRGWSVWVDRHQLENAILNLAVNARDAMEGRGSLTVATGGGSLSENEVGRLDAGDYVTIAVTDDGAGMPPEVLDRVFEPFFTTKPAGKGTGLGLSQIFGFVRQSGGDVAIRTAPGAGTTVTLYLPRYEGEATPAAVAIDSAPAAAEQSLAILVVEDDPRVLSATIGALTELGHRPVACEDPLRAPELLDRMEALDLILSDVLMPGQTGPEMIAANSDRIGDAPILYVTGFAGEMDAADFEGHPVLRKPFTLASLQHAIDEATRGAAPGGRRHEAKR comes from the coding sequence ATGAACGCAGCCGATGAAGCGAGCGCGGTTCCCGGAGTGAACTGGCGCCTGGGGATGCTGGCGGTTTTCACGCTGCTCGGCACGGGTATCTTCGTCGCTTTGCTCACGCTGCAGATGCGCAGCACCGAACAGCGCGACGTCGCCCTCGAGCGGCAGGCGCATACCTATGAAGTGATCATCCGCGCGACGACGCTGTCCGGCCAGATCGGTCGCGCCGAAGCCGCACTCGGCCGGTATGTGGTCAGCGGCGATCAACGGATCGGTCAGCAATATAGCGAAGCCTGGCGCAAGGCTGCCGATCAGATCGACCGGATTGACCGGATGGCCGGCGAGGACGCGGTGCAGCGCCGGCAGATCGCGCTGTTGCGAGATGCCTTTCGTGCACGCGGAGACGAACTGGCGGAAACATCGGCCTATTCTGTCCATCACCGCAATGCCGACGCGCTCGGAAAATTCTATGCTGTCAGCGAAAGCGATGCGCTGCAGGCGCTTACCGACCGGTTGCGCGGGATCATCGATTATCAGCGCGTGCAGCTGGCCGAACGGTCCGAAGCACTGGCCCGATCGAATGAGCATGCCGTCCAAGTGTCCCAGGTCCTCGCGGCCTTCGGTATTCTGATCGTGCTCGGCGCGATCATATTGGGCTGGTTGACCGTCCAGGCGATCAATGACCGCGCGGCAGCCGATGCCGATGCCACCGACGAACGCGTGCGGTCGGCCGAGCTGGAACAGGCAGTGTCCGTGGCCACGGAACGCCTCCGCGCCGAGGCGCGCGAACGCGAAGAGGCCGAAGCACAGCTTCGTCAGGCGCAGAAGATGGAAGCGGTCGGCCAACTGACAGGCGGTATCGCACACGATTTCAATAACATGCTGGCAGTTGTTCTGGGTGGTCTGGAACTTGCCAGGCGACATCTGCAGACCGGCGGCCGGGACGCGCAGCGGCATATCGAAAACGCGATGGAGGGCGCCAATCGCGCCGCCGCGCTCACACGGCGGCTGCTCGCCTTTTCCCGCTCGGAACCGGTCCTCCCGGAAGCGGTCGACCCCGACGCGCTGGTTTCGGGCATGTCCGACCTGCTCGATCGTACGCTGGGCGACGGCATCGCGATCGAAACGCGCCATGAAAACCGCGGCTGGTCAGTCTGGGTCGATCGTCACCAGCTGGAGAATGCGATCCTCAATCTCGCCGTCAACGCCCGCGACGCGATGGAAGGCCGCGGTTCGCTGACCGTAGCGACCGGCGGCGGTTCGCTTTCTGAGAACGAAGTCGGGCGCCTCGATGCAGGCGATTACGTCACTATCGCGGTCACGGACGACGGCGCCGGCATGCCCCCCGAAGTCCTTGACCGCGTCTTCGAGCCCTTTTTCACTACCAAGCCCGCGGGCAAGGGCACCGGGCTCGGACTCAGCCAGATCTTCGGCTTCGTGCGACAATCCGGGGGCGACGTCGCAATCCGAACGGCTCCGGGAGCGGGAACGACGGTGACGCTCTACCTGCCGCGATACGAGGGCGAAGCCACGCCGGCGGCCGTCGCGATCGACAGCGCCCCAGCCGCGGCCGAGCAGTCGCTCGCCATTCTCGTGGTCGAGGATGATCCACGCGTCCTTTCCGCGACCATCGGCGCGCTGACCGAGCTTGGCCACCGCCCGGTGGCCTGCGAGGATCCGCTGCGCGCGCCGGAACTTCTGGACCGGATGGAAGCGCTTGATCTCATCCTTTCGGACGTGCTGATGCCGGGCCAGACCGGGCCGGAAATGATCGCCGCGAACAGCGATCGCATCGGCGATGCGCCGATACTTTACGTTACCGGCTTCGCGGGCGAAATGGATGCAGCGGATTTCGAAGGCCACCCCGTCCTGCGCAAGCCGTTTACGCTCGCGAGTCTCCAGCATGCAATCGACGAGGCAACACGCGGTGCGGCGCCAGGCGGGCGCCGACACGAAGCGAAGCGATGA
- the spt gene encoding serine palmitoyltransferase, whose amino-acid sequence MTEAAQTAHQLPNEPGDVAPERDLFSKFDGLIAEREALLASGVRDPFAIVMDEVKSPTLAVIKGKETILLGTYNYMGMTFDPDVVAAGKKALDEFGSGTTGSRVLNGTYQGHKECEDALREFYGTKHAMVFSTGYQANLGMISTLAGKGEYIILDADSHASIYDGCAMGNAEVVRFRHNSVEDLDKRLGRLPKEAGKLVVLEGVYSMVGDVAPLPEMVAVAKKHGAMILCDEAHGMGFFGPNGRGVYEEMGVEDDIDFVVGTFSKSVGTVGGFCVSNHPKFDVMRLVCRPYVFTASLPPSVVATAATSIRKLMHAGDKRAHLWENSRRLHGGLREMGFTLGTETPQSAIIAVILKDQTQAVMMWQALLEGGLYVNMARPPATPAGTYLLRCSLCAEHSSEQVEQILEMFRAAGTAVGVIG is encoded by the coding sequence ATGACCGAAGCCGCCCAGACCGCGCACCAGCTCCCGAACGAACCGGGTGACGTAGCGCCCGAGCGCGACCTTTTCTCCAAATTCGACGGGCTGATCGCCGAGCGCGAGGCGCTGCTCGCCAGCGGCGTGCGCGATCCCTTCGCGATCGTGATGGACGAAGTGAAGTCCCCTACCCTTGCCGTGATCAAGGGCAAGGAAACGATCCTGCTGGGCACCTATAATTACATGGGCATGACCTTCGACCCCGACGTCGTCGCGGCGGGCAAGAAGGCGCTCGACGAATTCGGATCGGGGACGACGGGCAGCCGCGTCCTCAACGGCACCTATCAGGGCCACAAGGAGTGCGAGGACGCGCTCAGGGAGTTTTACGGCACAAAGCACGCAATGGTGTTTTCGACCGGCTATCAGGCCAATCTCGGCATGATCTCCACCCTTGCGGGCAAGGGCGAATACATCATCCTCGATGCCGACAGCCATGCGTCGATCTATGACGGCTGTGCGATGGGCAATGCCGAAGTCGTGCGGTTCCGCCACAACAGCGTCGAGGATCTCGACAAGCGGCTGGGGCGCCTTCCCAAAGAGGCAGGCAAGCTCGTCGTGCTCGAGGGCGTCTACTCGATGGTCGGCGATGTTGCGCCGCTGCCCGAGATGGTGGCGGTGGCGAAGAAGCACGGCGCGATGATCCTGTGCGACGAAGCGCATGGCATGGGTTTTTTCGGCCCGAACGGGCGCGGCGTCTATGAGGAAATGGGCGTCGAGGACGATATCGATTTCGTCGTCGGCACCTTCTCCAAATCGGTCGGCACGGTCGGCGGCTTCTGCGTTTCGAACCATCCCAAGTTCGACGTGATGCGCCTCGTCTGTCGTCCCTATGTGTTCACCGCCTCGCTGCCGCCAAGCGTGGTCGCAACAGCCGCGACGTCGATCCGCAAGCTGATGCATGCAGGCGACAAGCGCGCGCATCTGTGGGAAAACAGCCGCCGCCTGCATGGCGGCCTGCGCGAAATGGGCTTCACCCTCGGCACCGAAACGCCGCAATCCGCGATCATCGCGGTCATCCTGAAGGACCAGACCCAGGCGGTGATGATGTGGCAGGCGCTGCTCGAAGGCGGTCTCTACGTCAACATGGCGCGCCCGCCGGCGACACCCGCGGGCACCTATCTGCTGCGCTGTTCGCTCTGCGCGGAGCATTCGAGCGAGCAGGTCGAGCAGATCCTGGAGATGTTTCGTGCGGCGGGTACTGCCGTAGGCGTGATCGGCTGA
- the lptF gene encoding LPS export ABC transporter permease LptF translates to MKSIDRYMTRLIAVPLIANLVIASMLLVLDRIRILLEFVASEGGPVSVVWEMLANLLPEYLGLGIPIGVLLGILLAFRRLATSSELDVMRAVGMGYGRMLRVPYMFAIVLALVNLAIVGFIQPKARYGYEQLRYELRSGALGASIKVGEFTSFGDAMTLRIEKSEDNGHNLSGIFVHAVPRVGEWLAVTAERGQFLRTDDPDVIIFRLTNGTLTQKSQDSPVPRVLTFTAHDLPIDLPKFENFRSRGGRNLELTIPELFATGGDPGVSQEERNTSRAALHFRLVEVATMLLLPMLAAALGIPPKRSTSALGVFLSIVMIVTYHKVNEYGESIGSLGLVDPVIALWGPFALFAALVFWMYYQVAYVPGGQPIGALEKAFEKIGKWLLSLLPGRRKST, encoded by the coding sequence ATGAAATCGATCGATCGCTATATGACGCGGCTGATCGCGGTGCCGTTGATTGCAAATCTGGTGATCGCATCGATGCTGCTGGTGCTCGATCGCATCCGCATCCTGCTGGAATTCGTCGCGAGCGAAGGTGGTCCGGTCAGCGTCGTCTGGGAAATGCTCGCCAATCTGTTGCCCGAATATCTCGGGCTCGGCATTCCGATCGGCGTCCTGCTCGGCATCCTGCTCGCCTTCCGGCGGCTGGCGACCAGCAGCGAGCTGGACGTAATGCGCGCGGTGGGCATGGGATATGGCCGTATGCTGCGCGTACCGTACATGTTCGCGATCGTCCTAGCGCTGGTCAATCTCGCCATTGTCGGCTTCATCCAGCCCAAGGCGCGATACGGATATGAGCAGCTTCGCTACGAGCTGCGCTCGGGTGCGCTCGGCGCATCGATCAAGGTCGGCGAATTCACCAGTTTCGGCGACGCGATGACGCTGCGTATCGAGAAGAGCGAGGATAACGGACACAATCTGTCGGGCATCTTCGTCCATGCCGTGCCGCGCGTGGGCGAATGGCTCGCCGTCACGGCCGAGCGCGGCCAGTTTCTGCGCACCGACGATCCCGACGTCATCATCTTTCGCCTGACCAACGGCACGCTGACTCAGAAATCGCAGGATTCGCCGGTACCGCGCGTGCTCACTTTCACGGCCCACGATCTGCCGATCGACCTGCCCAAATTCGAGAATTTCCGAAGTCGCGGCGGGCGGAATCTGGAGCTGACCATCCCCGAACTGTTCGCGACGGGGGGCGATCCCGGTGTCAGCCAGGAGGAACGAAACACGAGCCGCGCGGCGCTGCATTTCCGGCTCGTCGAAGTGGCGACGATGCTGCTCTTGCCGATGCTCGCCGCCGCGCTGGGGATTCCGCCCAAGCGATCGACATCGGCGCTCGGCGTGTTCCTGTCGATCGTGATGATCGTCACCTATCACAAGGTCAACGAATATGGGGAATCGATCGGCAGCCTCGGCCTGGTCGATCCGGTGATCGCCTTGTGGGGGCCATTCGCGCTGTTCGCAGCCCTGGTATTCTGGATGTATTATCAGGTCGCCTATGTTCCCGGCGGGCAACCGATCGGCGCGCTCGAAAAGGCGTTTGAAAAGATCGGCAAATGGCTGCTCAGCCTGTTGCCCGGGCGGAGGAAATCGACGTGA
- the proB gene encoding glutamate 5-kinase has product MIDNAERFSPARCPRLIIKVGSALLVGADDEVRREWLETLTADIAERMRAGQQIAVVSSGAIALGARRLGLPGGGRNSLEDAQASAARGQIALAQVWAGVLDNEKLQAAQVLVTLGDLEDRRRYLNASATLDRLLSLGVIPIINENDTVATERIRFGDNDRLAARVAQAAEADGVILLSDIDGLYDSNPHSNPDAKLIPVVAEIDDRIQAMADGKSSSGMGSGGMLSKIEAAKIAAGAGIDLAIISGHDDHALKHFFDTGHGTVFHGEGTHGARKAWLAGGLTEEGVITIDKGAVAALQNGKSLLPAGALRIEGEFSRGDLVLILDAKGNKVARGLVEYDYSDACRIVGRRSEDVQAILGYAPRSALVHRSHMAVL; this is encoded by the coding sequence ATGATCGACAACGCCGAACGTTTCTCCCCTGCCCGCTGCCCGCGGCTGATCATCAAGGTCGGCTCGGCGCTGCTCGTCGGCGCGGACGACGAAGTCCGCCGCGAATGGCTGGAAACGCTCACCGCCGACATTGCCGAACGCATGCGCGCCGGCCAGCAGATCGCCGTGGTCAGTTCCGGCGCGATCGCGCTCGGCGCGCGGCGTCTGGGGTTGCCGGGCGGCGGCCGCAACAGCCTTGAAGACGCGCAGGCATCGGCCGCGCGCGGCCAGATCGCGCTGGCGCAGGTCTGGGCCGGCGTGCTCGACAACGAAAAGCTGCAGGCTGCGCAGGTGCTGGTGACGCTGGGCGATCTCGAGGACCGGCGGCGCTATCTCAACGCCTCGGCGACGCTCGACCGGCTGCTGTCGCTCGGCGTCATCCCGATCATCAACGAAAACGACACCGTCGCGACCGAGCGGATTCGCTTCGGCGACAATGACCGGCTGGCCGCGCGCGTGGCGCAGGCCGCCGAAGCCGACGGCGTTATTCTGCTTTCCGACATTGACGGGCTGTACGATTCCAATCCGCACAGCAATCCCGATGCCAAGCTGATCCCGGTGGTCGCCGAAATCGACGACAGGATCCAGGCGATGGCGGACGGCAAATCCTCTTCGGGCATGGGCTCGGGCGGTATGCTCTCCAAGATCGAGGCAGCCAAGATCGCCGCGGGCGCGGGCATCGATCTCGCCATCATCAGCGGCCATGACGATCATGCGCTCAAGCATTTCTTCGACACCGGCCACGGCACGGTCTTCCACGGCGAAGGCACGCACGGCGCGCGCAAGGCATGGCTGGCGGGCGGACTGACCGAAGAAGGCGTGATCACGATCGACAAGGGCGCGGTCGCCGCGCTGCAGAACGGCAAGAGCCTGCTTCCCGCCGGTGCATTGCGGATCGAAGGCGAGTTTTCGCGCGGCGATCTGGTGCTGATCCTCGATGCCAAGGGCAACAAGGTGGCACGTGGGCTCGTCGAATATGACTATTCCGACGCCTGCCGCATCGTTGGCCGGCGCAGCGAGGATGTGCAGGCCATTCTGGGCTACGCCCCGCGCTCGGCACTGGTGCATCGCAGCCATATGGCGGTGCTGTGA
- a CDS encoding NAD(P)H-dependent flavin oxidoreductase, with product MDLRDGFGLTVPLVQAPMAGVSTPELAAAVSNAGGLGSIGVGAADAEGAGRMIAELRARTDRPFNVNLFAHAAPAEDSGREAAWRETLRPIFAEFGAEPPERLRTIYTSFVDDPAMLKMLLALRPPIVSFHFGLPPAEAIAALKRAGICLLACATSPQEARAVADAGIDMVVAQGIEAGGHRGVFDPDARDDARGTMALTRLLVRQGALPVIAAGGIMDGAGIAAALSLGAVAAQLGTAFVGCPESSADAAYREALAGPGAAHTQMTSLISGRPARALPNRFTALAAAISGASPPDYPRAYDAGKALNAAAKTQGETGFGAQWAGQGAPLARSMPAAKLVALLRDELAAALGR from the coding sequence ATGGATTTGCGCGACGGATTTGGGCTGACGGTGCCGCTGGTGCAGGCGCCGATGGCGGGTGTTTCAACGCCGGAGCTGGCTGCCGCCGTATCGAACGCGGGTGGGCTGGGATCGATCGGAGTCGGCGCCGCCGATGCCGAGGGTGCGGGGCGGATGATCGCCGAACTGCGGGCGCGCACCGACCGGCCGTTCAACGTCAATCTGTTCGCCCATGCCGCGCCCGCCGAGGATAGCGGGCGCGAAGCCGCGTGGCGCGAGACGCTGCGCCCGATATTCGCCGAGTTCGGCGCCGAGCCGCCGGAAAGGTTGCGCACCATTTATACCAGCTTCGTCGACGACCCGGCGATGCTGAAAATGCTGCTCGCGCTGCGTCCACCGATTGTCAGCTTCCATTTCGGCCTGCCGCCGGCCGAGGCGATCGCGGCGCTCAAGCGCGCTGGCATCTGCCTGCTCGCCTGCGCGACCAGCCCCCAGGAGGCGCGCGCCGTCGCCGATGCCGGGATCGACATGGTCGTCGCGCAGGGTATTGAGGCCGGGGGACATCGCGGCGTCTTCGATCCCGACGCGCGTGACGATGCGCGGGGCACGATGGCGCTGACGCGGCTGCTGGTGCGGCAGGGGGCACTGCCCGTCATCGCCGCGGGCGGGATCATGGACGGGGCGGGGATTGCCGCCGCGCTGTCGCTCGGCGCAGTGGCCGCGCAGCTCGGCACGGCCTTTGTCGGCTGCCCCGAATCATCGGCGGATGCGGCCTATCGCGAAGCGCTTGCCGGGCCCGGCGCCGCGCATACGCAAATGACGTCGCTGATCTCCGGCAGGCCCGCGCGGGCGCTGCCCAATCGGTTCACGGCGCTGGCGGCGGCGATAAGCGGTGCGAGCCCGCCCGATTATCCGCGCGCCTATGACGCGGGCAAGGCGCTCAACGCGGCAGCAAAGACGCAGGGCGAAACCGGATTCGGCGCGCAATGGGCGGGGCAGGGCGCGCCGCTCGCACGATCGATGCCCGCCGCGAAGCTGGTTGCCCTGCTTCGCGACGAACTGGCGGCGGCGCTCGGGCGTTAA
- a CDS encoding acyl carrier protein, with product MSDRQEVFETVKAQIEPFNKKGVALTESTTFAGDLEWDSLTVMDFVAAIEDEFDILITMNMQAEIETVGQLVDAVQKLKQD from the coding sequence GTGAGCGACCGTCAGGAAGTTTTCGAAACCGTCAAGGCGCAGATCGAGCCGTTCAACAAGAAGGGCGTCGCGCTGACCGAGAGCACCACCTTTGCCGGCGATCTCGAATGGGACAGCCTGACCGTGATGGATTTCGTCGCGGCTATCGAGGATGAGTTCGATATTCTCATCACGATGAACATGCAGGCCGAGATCGAAACGGTCGGCCAGCTGGTCGATGCCGTGCAGAAGCTGAAGCAGGATTGA
- the obgE gene encoding GTPase ObgE: MHFLDQAKIFVRSGHGGPGAVSFRREKFIEYGGPDGGDGGKGGDIVFEAVPGLNTLIDFRYTQHFRAPRGKGGAGVNRTGAGGKDLVIKVPVGTQILADDEERSLLVDMTRVGQRTVFLRGGDGGRGNASYKSSTNRAPRQHGTGWPGEEAWVWLRLKLLADAGLVGLPNAGKSTFINAVTNAKAKVGAYAFTTTRPQLGVVSHKGREFVIADIPGLIEGAADGVGIGDRFLGHVERCRVLLHLIDANGEDVGEAYRIVRDELAAYGAGLTEKPQVIALNKTDLLDEELTEAISAELREASGAEIIPISGATGAGVDAVLDKLIESIGPADSSLPADEQPNEEDDEPRQWSPLA; this comes from the coding sequence ATGCATTTTCTGGATCAGGCGAAAATCTTTGTCCGTTCGGGCCATGGCGGCCCGGGCGCGGTCAGCTTTCGCCGTGAAAAATTCATCGAATATGGCGGCCCCGACGGCGGCGACGGCGGCAAGGGCGGCGACATCGTGTTCGAAGCCGTGCCCGGCCTCAATACGCTGATCGATTTCCGCTATACCCAGCATTTCCGCGCCCCGCGCGGCAAGGGCGGCGCCGGTGTCAACAGGACCGGCGCGGGCGGCAAGGATCTGGTGATCAAGGTGCCGGTGGGCACGCAGATCCTGGCCGATGACGAGGAGCGCAGCCTGCTGGTCGACATGACTCGCGTCGGCCAGCGCACCGTTTTCCTGCGCGGCGGCGACGGCGGGCGCGGCAATGCCAGCTACAAGAGCAGCACCAATCGCGCTCCGCGCCAGCACGGCACCGGATGGCCGGGCGAAGAAGCCTGGGTATGGCTGCGGCTGAAGCTGCTCGCCGATGCGGGCCTTGTCGGCCTGCCCAATGCCGGCAAATCGACGTTCATCAACGCCGTCACCAATGCCAAGGCGAAGGTCGGCGCCTATGCCTTCACCACCACGCGCCCGCAGCTCGGCGTGGTGAGCCACAAGGGCCGCGAATTCGTGATCGCCGACATTCCCGGCCTGATCGAAGGCGCCGCCGACGGCGTGGGGATCGGCGACCGTTTCCTGGGCCATGTCGAACGCTGCCGCGTGCTGCTGCACCTGATCGACGCCAATGGCGAGGATGTCGGCGAAGCATATCGCATCGTCCGCGACGAGCTTGCGGCTTATGGCGCGGGCCTGACGGAAAAACCGCAGGTAATCGCGCTCAACAAGACCGATTTGCTCGACGAGGAGCTGACCGAAGCGATTTCCGCGGAACTTCGTGAAGCCAGCGGCGCTGAGATAATACCGATCTCCGGCGCGACCGGCGCGGGAGTGGATGCGGTGCTCGATAAGCTGATCGAGTCCATCGGTCCGGCGGACTCGAGTCTGCCGGCCGACGAACAACCCAATGAAGAGGACGACGAACCGCGCCAATGGTCTCCGCTAGCATGA